The following proteins are encoded in a genomic region of Micromonospora olivasterospora:
- a CDS encoding O-methyltransferase: protein MQFAESYVTEDLVLRTARSLAREVGLDAVTPGAGAALRLLAAAGSARAVVEIGTGTGVSGVWLLRGMRPDGVLTTIDVEVEHQRIARRIFTEAGFPAGRTRIITGRALDVLPRLADGAYDLVFVDAESTGFNACVDAALRLLRPGGVLALNGALAGGRIGDPAARDVETVTVREAIKAIRESEHWIPALLPLGHGLLAAVKC, encoded by the coding sequence CTGCAGTTCGCCGAGTCGTACGTCACCGAGGACCTCGTGCTGCGGACCGCCCGCAGCCTCGCCCGCGAGGTGGGCCTCGACGCGGTGACCCCGGGCGCGGGCGCCGCCCTGCGGCTGCTCGCCGCCGCCGGGAGCGCGCGGGCCGTGGTGGAGATCGGCACCGGCACCGGCGTCAGCGGCGTCTGGCTGCTGCGCGGCATGCGCCCGGACGGCGTCCTCACCACCATCGACGTCGAGGTGGAGCACCAGCGGATCGCCCGCCGGATCTTCACGGAGGCCGGGTTTCCCGCCGGGCGTACGAGGATCATCACCGGCCGGGCGCTGGACGTCCTGCCCCGGCTGGCCGACGGCGCGTACGACCTGGTCTTCGTCGACGCCGAGTCGACCGGCTTCAACGCCTGCGTGGACGCGGCGCTGCGACTGCTGCGCCCGGGCGGGGTGCTCGCCCTCAACGGAGCGCTCGCCGGGGGTCGGATCGGCGACCCGGCGGCCCGGGACGTGGAGACCGTGACCGTCCGGGAGGCGATCAAGGCGATCCGGGAGTCCGAGCACTGGATCCCGGCGCTGCTCCCCCTGGGCCACGGCCTGCTCGCGGCGGTCAAGTGCTGA
- a CDS encoding S1C family serine protease, whose product MGGTDVTDGWDWRQPGGSPTPPGSGAAPAGRPTATSPGTPSGSTSPWWSDALADPWRDPYAPAAVVVPGPVGAAEPEPVTDPDAPGRPRLRQLLLIPLVTALLAGALGGALGYAFAVTGGVAGQPLLGAGQQDPPALAQRKPESLAGVAEKVLPSVVTVRVASLGGTSEGSGFIVSAEGHVVTNDHVVAGGTGKATVVFNDGSTAPASVVGQDPESDIAVIKVARNGLRPVEFGDSEALAVGDPVLAIGSPLSLTNTVTAGIVSALDRTMQAGEPGGPTRYYAAIQTDAAVNHGNSGGPLVDSAGRVIGVNSTIKSLVADGQEAGNIGLAFAIPINQAKRITQDIIGTGRARRTVIGAQVGGTGSTAGGGVRLAAVEPSGPAAGAGLKAGDVILRLNGRPMTDPTDLIALVRKFAPGSVVTVEYRRGSSRLNASVTLAADAK is encoded by the coding sequence CTGGGAGGCACCGACGTGACCGACGGCTGGGACTGGCGCCAGCCAGGGGGAAGCCCGACGCCACCGGGGTCCGGCGCGGCGCCGGCCGGACGGCCGACGGCGACGTCCCCGGGCACCCCGAGCGGATCGACCTCCCCCTGGTGGTCCGACGCGCTCGCCGATCCGTGGCGGGATCCGTACGCCCCGGCGGCGGTGGTAGTCCCGGGCCCCGTCGGCGCCGCCGAGCCCGAGCCGGTCACCGACCCGGACGCGCCGGGCCGGCCACGGCTGCGGCAGTTGCTGCTGATCCCGCTGGTCACCGCGCTGCTCGCCGGTGCGCTCGGCGGTGCCCTCGGGTACGCGTTCGCGGTGACCGGCGGCGTGGCCGGGCAGCCGCTGCTCGGCGCCGGCCAGCAGGACCCGCCCGCGCTCGCCCAGCGCAAGCCGGAGTCGCTCGCCGGGGTCGCCGAGAAGGTGCTGCCCAGCGTGGTGACGGTCCGGGTGGCGAGCCTGGGCGGAACGAGCGAGGGCTCCGGCTTCATCGTCAGCGCCGAGGGGCACGTCGTCACCAACGACCACGTCGTCGCCGGCGGCACCGGCAAGGCGACGGTGGTGTTCAACGACGGCAGCACCGCCCCGGCCAGCGTGGTGGGGCAGGATCCGGAGTCCGACATCGCGGTGATCAAGGTGGCCCGGAACGGCCTGCGGCCGGTGGAGTTCGGCGACTCCGAGGCGCTGGCGGTTGGGGACCCGGTGCTGGCCATCGGCTCGCCGCTGTCGCTGACCAACACGGTGACCGCCGGCATCGTGAGCGCCCTCGACCGGACGATGCAGGCGGGCGAGCCGGGCGGGCCCACCCGCTACTACGCCGCCATCCAGACCGACGCCGCGGTCAACCACGGCAACTCGGGCGGCCCGCTCGTCGACTCGGCCGGCCGGGTGATCGGGGTCAATTCGACGATCAAGTCGCTGGTGGCCGACGGGCAGGAGGCCGGCAACATCGGGCTCGCCTTCGCCATCCCGATCAACCAGGCCAAGCGGATCACCCAGGACATCATCGGCACGGGCAGGGCCCGCCGTACGGTGATCGGCGCGCAGGTGGGCGGCACCGGCTCGACGGCCGGCGGCGGCGTACGCCTCGCGGCGGTGGAGCCGTCGGGGCCGGCGGCCGGGGCCGGGCTGAAGGCGGGGGACGTGATCCTGCGGCTCAACGGCCGCCCGATGACCGACCCCACCGACCTGATCGCCCTGGTGCGCAAGTTCGCCCCGGGCTCGGTGGTGACCGTGGAGTATCGGCGCGGTTCCAGCCGGCTGAACGCGTCGGTGACCCTTGCCGCAGACGCCAAGTAG
- a CDS encoding preprotein translocase subunit TatB encodes MFDNLNWWEIGALLLLALLIFGDKLPKVIGDGLRMVSNLRNMARNATSDLSRELGTDIQLEDLHPKAFIRKHLLSEEDEQAIRKPLQGVYDNLKADVSGVHNDLKDVARAADIRRSSGGSTTTSGGAPAPAPRTASSPAPRTASYDDVT; translated from the coding sequence GTGTTCGACAACCTGAACTGGTGGGAGATCGGCGCGCTGCTGCTCCTGGCGCTGCTGATCTTCGGCGACAAGCTGCCCAAGGTCATCGGCGACGGGCTGCGGATGGTGAGCAACCTGCGCAACATGGCCCGCAACGCCACCAGCGACCTGAGCCGCGAGCTGGGCACCGACATCCAGCTGGAGGATCTGCACCCGAAGGCGTTCATCCGCAAGCACCTGCTCAGCGAGGAGGACGAGCAGGCGATCCGGAAGCCGCTCCAGGGGGTCTACGACAACCTGAAGGCCGACGTCAGCGGCGTGCACAACGATCTGAAGGACGTGGCCCGGGCGGCGGACATCCGCAGGTCGAGCGGCGGCTCGACGACGACCTCCGGCGGCGCACCGGCGCCCGCCCCCAGGACGGCCAGCTCGCCCGCCCCCAGGACGGCCAGCTACGACGACGTCACCTGA
- a CDS encoding Mrp/NBP35 family ATP-binding protein: MSAPVSTVADAVQAALATVDDPEIRRPITDLGMVRSAQVGDDGVVRVELLLTVAGCPLKEKLRTDITAAVGAVPGVTGVEIEFGVMSPEQRQALQSKLRGGGATEEPVIPFAQPGSRTRVYAVASGKGGVGKSSVTVNLAAALAARGLSVGVVDADIYGHSVPRMLGADGLPTRVEDMIMPPQSHGVKVISIGMFTAGNAAVVWRGPMLHRALQQFLADVYWGDLDVLLLDLPPGTGDVAISLAQLLPNSEILVVTTPQAAAAEVAERAGAIALQTHQRVVGVIENMSWLELPDGSRMEIFGSGGGQAVAESLTRTIGAQVPLLGQVPLDTRVREAGDAGNPIVLAEPESPAAKALGEVADRLAVRRESLLGKPLGLKPAGR, encoded by the coding sequence ATGTCAGCACCCGTCAGCACCGTCGCGGACGCCGTCCAGGCCGCCCTGGCCACCGTCGACGACCCGGAGATCCGCCGGCCCATCACCGACCTCGGCATGGTCCGTTCCGCGCAGGTCGGCGACGACGGTGTGGTCCGGGTGGAGCTGCTGCTCACCGTCGCCGGCTGCCCGCTGAAGGAGAAGCTGCGTACGGACATCACCGCCGCCGTCGGCGCGGTGCCCGGGGTGACCGGGGTCGAGATCGAGTTCGGGGTGATGAGCCCGGAGCAGCGCCAGGCGCTCCAGTCGAAGCTGCGCGGCGGCGGCGCTACCGAGGAGCCCGTCATCCCGTTCGCCCAGCCCGGCTCCCGCACCCGGGTGTACGCGGTGGCCAGCGGCAAGGGCGGCGTCGGCAAGTCCAGCGTCACGGTCAACCTGGCCGCCGCGCTGGCCGCCCGGGGGCTCTCCGTCGGCGTGGTCGACGCGGACATCTACGGCCACTCCGTGCCCCGGATGCTCGGCGCGGACGGCCTCCCCACCCGCGTCGAGGACATGATCATGCCGCCGCAGTCGCACGGCGTGAAGGTCATCTCGATCGGCATGTTCACCGCCGGCAACGCGGCGGTGGTCTGGCGCGGCCCGATGCTGCACCGGGCGTTGCAGCAGTTCCTCGCCGATGTCTACTGGGGCGACCTGGACGTGCTCCTGCTCGACCTGCCCCCGGGCACCGGCGACGTGGCCATCTCGCTGGCCCAGCTGCTGCCGAACTCCGAGATCCTGGTGGTCACCACGCCCCAGGCGGCCGCCGCGGAGGTGGCCGAGCGGGCCGGCGCGATCGCGCTCCAGACCCACCAGCGGGTGGTCGGCGTCATCGAGAACATGTCCTGGCTGGAGCTGCCCGACGGCTCCCGGATGGAGATCTTCGGCTCCGGCGGCGGCCAGGCGGTCGCCGAGTCGCTGACCCGGACCATCGGCGCCCAGGTGCCGCTGCTCGGCCAGGTCCCGCTGGACACCCGGGTCCGTGAGGCCGGCGACGCCGGCAACCCGATCGTGCTCGCCGAGCCGGAGTCGCCGGCCGCGAAGGCCCTGGGCGAGGTCGCCGACCGGCTGGCGGTGCGCCGCGAGTCGCTGCTCGGCAAGCCGCTCGGCCTCAAGCCGGCCGGCCGCTGA
- a CDS encoding DUF1003 domain-containing protein, which produces MSEPRRAGRLDQPREPRGLRLPRIDQEAFGRWSEGIARNMGTAMFIVYMTLVIAIWFAWNTLAPASWRFDPYTFTFLTLVLSLQASYAAPLILLAQNRQADRDRVALEEDRRRATMQKADTEYLAREIAALRIAMGEVATRDFVRSELARLAEELDEANQRRQRLERRQPDRTPGRGGQPLDEPRDELDGDLPRDGRAEGPVRER; this is translated from the coding sequence ATGAGTGAGCCGCGCCGGGCCGGACGGCTGGACCAGCCGCGGGAGCCCCGGGGGCTGAGGCTGCCCCGGATCGACCAGGAGGCGTTCGGTCGCTGGTCCGAGGGGATCGCCCGGAACATGGGCACGGCCATGTTCATCGTCTACATGACGCTGGTGATCGCGATCTGGTTCGCCTGGAACACCCTGGCCCCGGCGAGCTGGCGGTTCGACCCGTACACGTTCACGTTCCTGACCCTGGTGCTGTCGCTGCAGGCGTCGTACGCGGCCCCGCTGATCCTGCTCGCGCAGAACCGGCAGGCGGACCGGGACCGTGTGGCACTGGAGGAGGACCGGCGCCGGGCGACCATGCAGAAGGCCGACACCGAGTACCTGGCCCGGGAGATCGCGGCGCTGCGGATCGCGATGGGCGAGGTGGCCACGCGGGACTTCGTCCGCTCTGAGCTGGCCCGGCTGGCCGAGGAGCTGGACGAGGCGAACCAGCGGCGGCAGCGGCTGGAGCGCCGGCAGCCCGACCGGACGCCGGGGCGCGGCGGGCAGCCGCTGGACGAGCCGCGCGACGAGCTGGACGGCGACCTGCCCCGCGACGGCCGCGCGGAGGGGCCGGTCCGGGAGCGCTGA